A single genomic interval of Salinarchaeum sp. IM2453 harbors:
- a CDS encoding DUF3006 family protein — protein MTLSGIYTAAVDRIVDGKHAVLLVENDEGETIDEKVVPVTELPEQAQDELGLVSVKFADDSPIEYTYLQTETQKRRESIKKTLDHISTPLSERTEDE, from the coding sequence ATGACACTCAGTGGAATATATACAGCGGCGGTCGATCGAATTGTAGATGGGAAACATGCTGTCCTGTTAGTTGAAAATGATGAGGGGGAAACAATCGATGAGAAAGTGGTACCTGTCACAGAACTCCCAGAACAGGCGCAGGATGAATTAGGACTTGTCTCGGTAAAATTTGCTGATGACTCCCCGATTGAGTACACATACTTGCAAACTGAAACGCAAAAGCGCCGAGAATCAATTAAAAAGACACTTGACCATATATCAACACCACTATCTGAACGAACTGAGGATGAATGA
- a CDS encoding cob(I)yrinic acid a,c-diamide adenosyltransferase yields MPDWNISSNAPDEFGLIQVYWGDGKGKTTAALGTIIRAAGHGYRVHMLQFLKTVEEGPYRPGEYTVLDSIPNVSRESVGAEGWHRPEQNNEKFRKAAMEGITRVKDLFEGVKQAELEDILSSTGDPKDGVHLLVLDELLYAVERDLIEEGEVRNILENKPDQLEIIITGGHKRPDWITDIADLISHVEKEKHPSEAGYQARRGSEY; encoded by the coding sequence ATGCCTGATTGGAATATATCCTCAAACGCTCCAGATGAGTTTGGACTGATACAAGTCTACTGGGGCGATGGTAAAGGCAAGACTACGGCGGCACTTGGAACGATCATCCGTGCAGCAGGACATGGGTATAGAGTACATATGTTACAATTTCTAAAGACGGTTGAAGAAGGTCCGTATCGACCGGGAGAATATACCGTGCTTGATAGTATACCGAATGTGAGTCGTGAGTCAGTTGGAGCCGAAGGGTGGCATCGTCCAGAGCAAAACAATGAAAAGTTCAGAAAGGCGGCGATGGAAGGAATAACCCGGGTTAAGGATTTGTTTGAGGGCGTAAAACAGGCAGAGTTAGAAGATATTCTTTCAAGCACCGGTGATCCGAAAGATGGAGTCCATCTGCTAGTCCTTGATGAATTATTGTATGCCGTCGAACGGGACTTGATCGAAGAAGGTGAAGTGCGTAATATCTTGGAAAATAAGCCAGACCAACTGGAGATTATTATAACAGGAGGCCACAAGCGACCGGATTGGATAACAGATATTGCAGATCTAATCTCCCATGTTGAAAAGGAAAAACACCCTTCAGAGGCAGGATATCAAGCTCGACGGGGAAGTGAGTATTAA
- a CDS encoding cobyrinate a,c-diamide synthase: MPGVIVAGTHSGVGKTTTTLAILAGLEQRCDVQPAKAGPDFIDPMHHQAVADQPSRTLDPWLQGNDGMYRQYQRFGGDLCVIEGMMGLYDGTETSTAEVARGLDLPVILVVDANACMESVGAMALGFDQYDDVNIVGIIAQRAHGGKHEEGIKRSLPEEIEYLGRVPPNDDLAIPDRHLGLTYGADSIIGTDSLNKITETLAIEQIRSLAQPPADRQTANKAQQRTNTDKTVAMACDEVFSFYYPETVTRIRSTGELKVFSPIAGDEVPNADVIYLPGGYPELQAKKLADSQTLDEIYTRSVNGTPMYAECGGLMTLAEEIVVTDQSNLTPGHYDMAGVLPAKITFDGNREALGYTELQAVKKTAVTDKGKKYRGHEFHHSKARPGPDARYVFDVKQGTGINDSQDGLTEYNTVGAYTHFHPASGIFDRLVNYA; encoded by the coding sequence ATACCTGGAGTTATTGTCGCTGGAACGCACTCTGGAGTGGGAAAAACTACGACAACGTTAGCAATATTAGCGGGACTCGAACAGCGATGTGATGTACAGCCAGCCAAGGCGGGGCCAGATTTTATTGATCCAATGCATCATCAGGCGGTTGCTGACCAGCCCTCTCGCACGCTTGATCCATGGCTGCAAGGAAATGATGGGATGTATCGTCAATACCAGCGATTTGGTGGAGATTTATGTGTTATTGAGGGCATGATGGGGTTATATGATGGAACGGAAACCTCAACAGCCGAGGTTGCTCGGGGTCTTGATCTACCAGTTATCCTTGTCGTAGATGCTAATGCATGTATGGAAAGCGTTGGAGCAATGGCCTTGGGATTTGACCAATATGATGATGTTAATATTGTTGGGATAATCGCACAGCGAGCGCATGGAGGAAAACATGAAGAAGGGATTAAGCGGTCGCTTCCTGAGGAGATAGAGTACCTTGGACGAGTTCCACCAAACGATGATTTAGCGATACCTGACAGACACCTTGGGCTTACATACGGAGCGGACTCAATCATCGGTACGGATTCCCTCAATAAGATTACCGAAACACTCGCTATTGAGCAAATACGGTCATTAGCACAGCCACCAGCAGACCGACAAACGGCAAACAAAGCACAGCAAAGAACAAATACAGACAAAACGGTCGCAATGGCTTGTGATGAAGTATTTTCATTCTATTATCCAGAAACCGTGACTAGAATCCGTTCAACCGGGGAACTGAAGGTATTTTCTCCAATTGCTGGTGACGAGGTCCCTAATGCCGATGTAATTTATCTTCCTGGCGGATACCCAGAGTTACAAGCCAAAAAATTGGCCGATAGCCAGACACTTGATGAGATATATACTAGATCTGTCAATGGTACCCCGATGTATGCAGAGTGCGGTGGATTGATGACTCTCGCAGAAGAGATTGTGGTCACTGACCAAAGTAATCTAACACCAGGCCACTATGACATGGCAGGTGTGCTTCCAGCTAAAATAACGTTTGATGGAAACCGGGAGGCGCTTGGATACACAGAGTTGCAGGCTGTGAAGAAGACAGCAGTAACAGACAAAGGGAAGAAATATCGAGGTCATGAATTTCACCACTCCAAAGCGCGCCCAGGACCGGACGCCCGGTATGTATTTGACGTTAAACAGGGTACAGGAATTAATGATAGTCAAGATGGTCTTACAGAGTATAACACAGTAGGTGCGTATACGCACTTTCACCCAGCAAGTGGAATCTTTGACCGATTAGTTAACTATGCCTGA
- a CDS encoding ComEC/Rec2 family competence protein, translating to MKYHTIIVIVTIIFTGGCAELIDTNDGNSENDEDDPSHITNVSGDVAVHHIDVGQADATLIETRKNETMLIDSGDHWDNGEIVIDYLEQQDITKIDHLVATHAHADHIGGHADIIETFETEYDGIGNAYDPGVEHDTQTYGDYINATEEYLGELLIIEEGDEIPIAGNVSASILNPPEERQSDDFHENSVVMKIEFGEFVYITTGDAEVPIEQRLVEELDVDLSAHTYQAGHHGSNTSSSEPFLEAMSPEVVVISSDFDSQYGHPHDAVLERFAAHNIETYWTGIHNTTVVTTDGINVSVTTEQEGPTDPLQLRDMNPVEDASSNSLGQLTDTILIDQTPLIQV from the coding sequence ATGAAATACCATACTATTATTGTCATTGTGACCATTATTTTCACAGGCGGGTGTGCTGAGCTGATTGACACTAACGATGGGAATAGTGAAAATGATGAAGATGATCCATCACACATAACTAACGTTAGTGGGGACGTTGCCGTTCATCATATAGACGTTGGGCAGGCAGATGCGACACTTATTGAAACTCGTAAAAACGAGACAATGCTGATCGATTCTGGAGATCACTGGGATAACGGTGAAATTGTAATCGACTACCTTGAGCAACAGGATATCACTAAGATTGATCACCTTGTTGCTACACACGCGCATGCAGATCACATTGGTGGACATGCTGATATTATTGAAACGTTTGAGACAGAATACGATGGAATCGGTAATGCCTACGATCCCGGTGTTGAGCATGACACTCAAACATACGGTGACTACATCAACGCAACAGAAGAGTATCTTGGTGAGCTGCTGATAATCGAAGAGGGCGATGAAATACCAATTGCAGGAAACGTGAGTGCATCCATATTGAATCCACCGGAGGAGCGACAGTCAGATGACTTCCACGAGAACAGCGTGGTAATGAAGATCGAATTTGGTGAATTTGTCTATATCACAACCGGCGATGCAGAAGTACCGATAGAACAACGATTAGTAGAAGAATTAGACGTAGATCTCTCCGCACATACATACCAGGCCGGGCATCACGGGTCGAATACTTCGTCGAGTGAACCGTTCCTTGAGGCAATGTCCCCAGAAGTTGTTGTTATCTCAAGTGACTTTGACAGTCAGTATGGACACCCTCATGATGCGGTGCTCGAACGGTTTGCTGCCCACAACATCGAGACATATTGGACAGGTATACATAATACAACGGTTGTAACAACTGATGGAATAAATGTCAGCGTTACCACTGAGCAAGAAGGGCCAACCGATCCGCTACAACTTCGTGATATGAACCCAGTCGAAGATGCTTCTAGCAATTCGCTCGGACAACTGACCGACACCATATTAATCGATCAGACCCCACTGATACAAGTATGA
- a CDS encoding DEAD/DEAH box helicase yields MSNKRRPDTTLNEASLSERNFEEAYPEYQGQIKYAERINPRDGKSVNPDKVLRPKLADRVGSDLWTHQAEALDLLAEQENVVVTTSTSSGKTWVYALQIARNYLRNPENTALCLFPMKALTRDQKNELQTKLQDDWNLDITIGVYDGDTSSDQKRRIRKQANVILTNPAGLNVYLLRHNKDRGWHRFYNNLELVVVDEAHEYSGVTGTHVAFIIRRLRRLLNYYDTDPQFVMTTATIGNPAEHGARLTGAEFSVVDEDGSPRGQRDIIFWEPPIDESQLSDNPDDPLGDYEQARVATGTEAASVTAHLGINGAQTLQFCTARQGTEVGAKQIVNAAQDHPESGFVETQAYHAGLGKQQRRQVETRLKNEQLDAVATTNALELGIDIGSVDATVTAGYPGTRQSFWQQVGRAGRGDNDAVSVLIGGMDAMDGYIFEHPSYLTEAESVEDAVVSISNEQIYSDHILAAASERPLQSEDAMFFGDESRFGETVAMWQKAGFLEEVGSLDGGGVTYTGDPRPQSRISLYGTDSTEYTVICKHGEIDHDPVSKERAYRDYHEGALFLHAGQQYKVAKVDHTSPRPQITVTKTDVHSYTQTQSNKSIQDITVINHRPLANGYDLYFGEGTVNIQYDRYHVRDIYTGDIIQHGLKTGSPPLELNTELMWVSLPEQHCSKTIAALDGNYLVPSTRAEEDRRVPDEPARYTYAGGLHAAEHGIIQLAPLELMIDNADVGGLSTPRHHHHTIPGPVWFIHDGIDGGVGFSKAIYENFTALAKRTLDRVENCQCSRRRGCPLCVMSEHCGNNNDPLDTLSGSMILNDVLCAINEN; encoded by the coding sequence ATGAGTAATAAACGACGACCAGACACAACTTTGAACGAGGCTTCGCTATCGGAACGTAATTTTGAAGAAGCATATCCTGAATACCAAGGACAGATCAAATATGCTGAGCGCATCAACCCCAGAGACGGAAAATCCGTTAACCCGGATAAGGTTCTCCGACCGAAGCTCGCTGATCGTGTTGGTTCTGACTTGTGGACACATCAGGCAGAGGCACTTGATCTCCTTGCCGAACAGGAGAATGTTGTTGTGACAACGAGCACATCATCTGGAAAAACGTGGGTATACGCCTTACAAATTGCACGCAACTATCTGCGTAACCCAGAGAACACTGCGCTTTGCCTTTTTCCGATGAAAGCATTGACGCGCGACCAGAAGAACGAATTACAAACAAAGTTGCAGGACGACTGGAACCTTGATATTACTATTGGTGTTTACGACGGTGATACAAGTAGCGATCAAAAGCGCCGAATTAGAAAACAGGCAAATGTCATTTTGACAAACCCTGCTGGCCTAAATGTCTATTTACTTCGCCATAACAAAGATCGTGGCTGGCACCGATTCTACAATAACCTTGAGTTAGTTGTTGTTGATGAAGCTCACGAATACAGTGGTGTCACAGGAACTCATGTTGCATTTATCATCCGCAGATTGCGCCGTCTGCTGAACTATTATGATACAGATCCACAGTTTGTAATGACAACGGCAACGATAGGTAATCCTGCAGAGCATGGAGCCCGACTTACAGGCGCTGAATTTTCTGTTGTTGATGAGGACGGATCACCCCGCGGACAGCGGGATATTATTTTCTGGGAACCACCGATTGATGAGTCTCAACTCTCAGACAACCCAGACGATCCACTTGGAGATTATGAACAGGCTCGGGTTGCAACGGGAACAGAAGCAGCCAGTGTAACCGCACATCTTGGTATTAATGGAGCACAAACGCTACAGTTCTGTACAGCCAGGCAGGGAACTGAGGTTGGAGCAAAACAAATCGTAAATGCAGCACAAGACCATCCCGAAAGTGGCTTTGTTGAGACTCAAGCGTATCATGCTGGTCTCGGCAAACAGCAGCGAAGGCAGGTTGAAACCCGGCTCAAAAACGAACAACTCGATGCTGTTGCAACAACAAATGCTCTTGAGCTGGGAATCGATATTGGATCAGTTGATGCAACTGTGACAGCTGGATATCCAGGAACACGACAATCATTCTGGCAGCAGGTCGGGCGGGCCGGCAGAGGAGATAACGATGCAGTGTCCGTTCTTATCGGTGGTATGGATGCAATGGATGGCTACATCTTCGAGCATCCATCGTATCTGACTGAAGCAGAGTCCGTCGAAGATGCTGTCGTATCGATTAGTAATGAACAGATATACAGCGATCATATTTTGGCCGCTGCCTCAGAACGCCCACTCCAGTCAGAGGATGCCATGTTCTTTGGGGATGAATCACGGTTTGGAGAGACTGTTGCCATGTGGCAGAAAGCAGGATTTCTTGAAGAGGTAGGCTCGCTTGATGGAGGGGGTGTCACTTACACCGGAGATCCCCGTCCCCAATCTCGGATCTCATTGTACGGAACTGACAGCACCGAATATACAGTCATCTGTAAACATGGCGAAATTGACCATGACCCGGTGTCAAAAGAGCGCGCCTATCGAGATTACCATGAAGGTGCACTATTTCTCCATGCTGGACAACAATATAAAGTTGCTAAGGTTGATCATACATCACCGCGACCACAAATTACTGTCACAAAAACAGACGTTCACAGCTACACACAGACTCAATCGAATAAATCTATCCAAGACATTACCGTCATCAACCATCGGCCTCTTGCAAATGGATATGATCTGTACTTTGGAGAAGGGACTGTCAACATACAGTACGACCGGTACCACGTGCGCGATATCTACACAGGAGATATTATTCAGCACGGACTCAAAACAGGTTCTCCACCACTCGAACTGAATACTGAGTTGATGTGGGTTAGCCTCCCGGAACAGCACTGTTCAAAGACTATTGCGGCTCTTGACGGCAATTATCTTGTCCCATCTACTCGGGCGGAGGAAGATAGACGAGTTCCAGATGAACCAGCACGATATACATATGCCGGTGGACTGCATGCAGCGGAGCATGGAATAATTCAATTAGCACCTCTTGAATTGATGATTGATAATGCAGATGTTGGTGGCTTATCGACTCCCCGTCACCATCACCATACAATTCCCGGGCCTGTTTGGTTCATCCATGATGGAATTGATGGAGGCGTGGGATTCTCGAAAGCAATCTACGAGAACTTCACAGCCTTGGCCAAACGAACATTAGACCGCGTTGAGAATTGCCAGTGTTCTCGTCGCAGAGGGTGCCCACTCTGTGTCATGTCCGAGCATTGTGGCAACAACAATGATCCATTAGACACACTTAGCGGTTCAATGATCCTCAATGATGTGCTGTGTGCAATCAACGAGAATTAA
- a CDS encoding ribonuclease H-like domain-containing protein: MSEPAVNHSSPYKLPPENSSPTRFLTVSGHITSMCMSHTLERAIEYHAPDAIIAIPPDEHHVPGALYDSSQSVLSCGRVQTPDSYLVNKDTMIYTIPHSVESLSVESLEPVDQASDPPASFDASLSIYITNQISLRINPYDRTTTLKGLQSYLNQLPDSLNYEQGIHCSTELRSGYRTIKSIDGTRYQIVGIGQGDETSSAGCDTQTDTIGIFDVFENGAVTHSEMDPVNFGIRGLQGVGSTRAKYLRQNGYTTVQQIADATLRDLQQLPKVGRSTAQNIKQAAQGQISNKPIITGENPLPDKDPIYIDIETDGLAPSTVWLIGVLDGTAEHGSYLAFREQQPEDFRHIEDFVFWVQANAADRPIVTWNGYGFDFPVLRDQIQQHCYDQIETWESLRKIDLLWWAQHQDGGNAILPGPTNQLEQVAEALGWTPNTTGINGQLVAKIYTAYRSAFNNQRDEQSTYRPDWSRLERYCEDDVRALASIYEALKNSHQPIDNQQQKRRSNSTQGALSDFT, translated from the coding sequence ATGTCTGAACCGGCAGTAAATCATTCATCTCCATACAAGTTACCTCCTGAGAACTCCAGTCCAACTCGCTTTCTCACAGTTTCTGGTCATATCACCTCGATGTGTATGTCTCATACTCTTGAAAGGGCTATAGAATATCACGCTCCAGACGCGATTATTGCAATCCCACCTGACGAACATCATGTTCCTGGAGCATTATATGATTCTTCACAGTCCGTTCTTTCCTGTGGCCGAGTACAAACTCCCGACTCATATTTGGTCAACAAGGATACGATGATCTACACAATACCTCACAGTGTTGAATCGCTGTCAGTAGAGTCACTTGAACCTGTAGATCAAGCATCTGATCCTCCGGCATCCTTCGATGCTTCTCTTTCGATTTATATCACGAATCAAATTTCACTCCGTATCAACCCGTACGACCGTACAACAACGCTAAAAGGTCTACAATCGTATTTAAATCAGCTACCAGATTCATTAAACTATGAACAAGGCATCCATTGCTCTACGGAACTCCGTTCTGGATATCGGACCATTAAGTCTATTGACGGAACAAGATACCAGATTGTCGGGATCGGTCAGGGAGACGAAACAAGTAGTGCTGGATGCGATACACAAACTGATACTATTGGTATATTTGATGTTTTTGAGAATGGTGCAGTTACTCACAGTGAAATGGATCCAGTAAATTTTGGAATCCGTGGGTTGCAGGGTGTTGGTTCCACACGAGCTAAATACCTTCGACAGAACGGGTATACAACAGTACAACAGATTGCTGATGCAACACTTCGTGATCTACAGCAACTACCAAAGGTTGGCCGATCTACCGCACAGAACATTAAACAAGCAGCACAAGGACAAATTAGCAATAAACCTATTATTACGGGAGAAAATCCGCTCCCTGATAAGGACCCCATTTATATTGACATCGAAACTGATGGGCTTGCTCCCTCAACTGTCTGGTTGATTGGCGTCCTCGATGGTACAGCTGAACATGGTAGTTATCTTGCATTCAGAGAGCAACAGCCGGAAGATTTTCGACATATTGAAGATTTTGTATTCTGGGTGCAGGCCAATGCCGCCGACCGACCCATAGTTACATGGAATGGTTACGGGTTCGATTTTCCTGTACTACGTGACCAAATTCAACAACACTGCTACGATCAAATCGAAACGTGGGAAAGTCTACGCAAGATTGATCTATTATGGTGGGCGCAACACCAAGATGGCGGCAACGCTATTTTACCTGGGCCGACCAATCAACTAGAGCAGGTAGCAGAAGCGCTTGGTTGGACGCCAAATACGACTGGGATTAATGGCCAACTTGTGGCGAAAATATACACTGCGTATCGGTCAGCGTTTAATAATCAACGTGATGAACAGTCTACATACCGCCCTGATTGGTCTCGGCTTGAAAGGTACTGTGAGGACGATGTACGTGCACTCGCATCAATCTACGAAGCACTAAAGAACAGCCACCAACCTATTGATAACCAACAGCAAAAACGTCGATCAAATAGCACACAAGGGGCACTTTCTGATTTCACATGA
- a CDS encoding cobyric acid synthase translates to MTETILVAGTASHVGKSTVVTGLCRILADQGFTVAPFKAQNMSNNARAVPKATQEDTFGEVGIAQYVQSHAARRQPNTDINPVLLKPHGDEASQLILDGDVVAKYDARDYYESQWNHAYNAAKQAWSRLSGSHDVIIAEGAGSIAEINLHDRDLANVETARFTEGAIILVADIERGGAFASILGTIELLPDDIKDQVIGVVINKFRGDETLLDPGIDRIENQTGIPVLGVLPWRQFGLPEEDSLSIPAGDVETTVGKDTVPTEQQVTIIVPRLPRISNFPDLDPLATVPGVRVSYRPLTAEISDGDAVIIPGTKNTVDDLLALTEAGFDEKLRSFDGPIIGICGGYQLLGEQIHNADLEGTVEKSTVDGLGLLPVETEFQTEKTVRERTFIVSGTGPISGATGEATGYEIHMGQTTAQDSVSTPFLTPEDETSAVKYGVSKGKVLGTYFHGIFENKQIRTSFLDTVYASSGGTRPVEKEQKNPIDKAADWLLNNMEMSKVYAAISIGEQGAYYEEKKRDGN, encoded by the coding sequence ATGACTGAGACAATTCTTGTTGCTGGGACAGCATCTCATGTTGGTAAGTCAACAGTTGTGACAGGACTTTGTCGAATACTCGCGGATCAGGGGTTCACCGTAGCACCATTTAAAGCGCAGAATATGTCAAACAATGCCCGCGCCGTCCCGAAAGCAACACAAGAGGATACATTCGGCGAAGTCGGAATAGCACAGTATGTTCAGTCACATGCAGCAAGACGACAGCCGAATACAGATATCAATCCGGTGTTACTCAAACCACATGGAGATGAAGCGAGCCAGTTAATACTTGATGGGGACGTTGTTGCCAAGTATGATGCCCGTGACTATTATGAATCACAGTGGAATCATGCATATAACGCAGCCAAACAGGCGTGGAGCCGGCTTTCTGGCTCTCATGATGTGATTATCGCAGAGGGTGCAGGTTCAATTGCTGAGATTAACCTCCATGATCGAGACTTAGCAAACGTTGAAACAGCACGGTTTACAGAGGGGGCTATTATTCTTGTCGCAGACATTGAACGTGGTGGAGCATTTGCTTCGATTTTAGGTACGATTGAGTTGCTGCCAGATGATATAAAAGATCAGGTGATTGGGGTCGTGATTAACAAGTTCCGAGGGGATGAGACACTCCTTGATCCAGGCATAGACAGGATTGAGAACCAAACTGGGATTCCAGTATTGGGGGTTCTTCCTTGGAGACAGTTTGGATTACCAGAAGAGGATAGTCTCTCTATTCCAGCAGGAGATGTAGAGACAACAGTTGGTAAAGATACGGTACCAACGGAACAGCAGGTAACGATCATAGTACCACGCCTACCAAGGATATCTAATTTTCCAGACCTTGATCCGCTCGCCACTGTTCCGGGAGTACGGGTTTCGTATCGGCCGCTTACTGCGGAAATCTCTGACGGGGACGCTGTAATTATTCCAGGGACGAAGAATACAGTTGATGACCTTCTAGCACTTACTGAAGCAGGATTCGATGAAAAACTACGATCATTTGATGGGCCAATTATTGGAATCTGTGGCGGATACCAACTTCTTGGCGAGCAAATTCATAATGCAGATCTTGAAGGGACAGTTGAAAAGTCCACTGTAGATGGACTTGGATTGCTTCCTGTTGAGACAGAATTTCAGACAGAAAAAACAGTAAGAGAACGAACGTTCATTGTATCTGGAACAGGCCCGATTTCAGGGGCAACTGGAGAGGCAACTGGCTATGAGATACATATGGGACAAACAACAGCACAAGATAGTGTGTCAACACCATTTTTGACACCTGAGGACGAGACAAGCGCGGTTAAATACGGAGTTAGTAAAGGGAAAGTCCTCGGGACATACTTCCACGGGATCTTTGAGAATAAACAAATTCGGACATCGTTTCTTGATACAGTATATGCCTCCTCCGGTGGTACACGACCTGTAGAGAAAGAACAGAAAAATCCCATTGACAAAGCTGCGGATTGGTTACTGAATAATATGGAAATGAGCAAAGTATACGCAGCTATATCTATTGGGGAGCAAGGAGCTTACTACGAGGAAAAGAAAAGAGACGGGAATTAG
- the arsB gene encoding ACR3 family arsenite efflux transporter has product MSELDHDHGPDCDCPDCGDPRSMDFLDKYLTVWIFLAMGIGVGLGYVAPGVVEPIQDYYLVEIGLIAMMYPPLAKVNYRQLPRVFSKWRILSLSLLQNWLIGPTLMFLLAVIFFSGLVPPFPAHPEYFLGLIFIGMARCIAMVLVWNDLADGSSEYAAGLVAFNSLFQIITYGIYIAFFALYLPDVLGLDQLAAGIGDFDVTAAQVFEAIAIFLGIPFAAGLLTRLGGVRTKGEEWYQEQLVPKISPLTLIALLFTVIVMFATQGENILAQPLDVVWIAIPLTIYFIIMFFVSFMMGRGIGADYSTTTAIGFTAASNNFELAIAVSVAIFGVGSGVAFATVIGPLIEVPVLLALVYVAIYFQEKFDWGGYDTGQLENTNSPGDDN; this is encoded by the coding sequence ATGAGTGAGCTGGATCACGATCACGGCCCTGATTGTGACTGTCCTGACTGTGGCGACCCAAGATCAATGGACTTTCTGGATAAGTATCTCACTGTCTGGATTTTCCTTGCTATGGGTATTGGAGTTGGGCTTGGATACGTCGCCCCGGGTGTTGTTGAGCCGATCCAAGATTATTATCTTGTTGAGATTGGCCTTATCGCCATGATGTATCCGCCGTTAGCGAAAGTCAACTATCGACAATTGCCTCGTGTCTTTAGTAAATGGCGGATTCTGAGTTTAAGCCTCCTCCAGAACTGGCTGATTGGTCCCACTCTTATGTTCCTTCTAGCGGTGATCTTCTTCAGCGGGTTAGTGCCACCGTTTCCGGCACATCCTGAATACTTCCTTGGGCTGATTTTTATCGGGATGGCTCGCTGTATTGCAATGGTGCTTGTCTGGAATGACCTTGCTGATGGGTCCAGTGAATACGCCGCAGGATTAGTCGCATTTAACAGCCTTTTCCAGATCATTACTTACGGTATCTACATCGCATTTTTCGCACTGTATCTCCCAGATGTACTTGGGCTGGACCAGCTTGCCGCTGGTATTGGAGACTTTGATGTCACGGCGGCACAGGTATTTGAAGCAATTGCTATCTTTCTTGGCATCCCATTTGCTGCAGGACTACTCACACGCCTTGGAGGTGTTCGAACAAAAGGCGAAGAGTGGTATCAAGAACAGCTCGTTCCTAAAATCAGCCCCTTGACGCTGATCGCACTGCTTTTTACTGTGATTGTGATGTTTGCTACTCAGGGAGAGAATATTCTCGCACAGCCACTTGATGTTGTCTGGATTGCTATTCCATTAACTATCTATTTCATCATCATGTTCTTTGTCAGTTTCATGATGGGGCGCGGCATTGGTGCTGATTACTCAACAACAACGGCGATCGGATTTACTGCCGCTTCGAATAACTTTGAACTTGCAATTGCCGTTTCAGTGGCAATATTTGGGGTTGGCTCTGGTGTTGCCTTTGCCACTGTTATTGGTCCATTGATCGAAGTCCCCGTCCTGCTTGCCCTTGTATACGTAGCAATTTACTTCCAAGAGAAATTTGATTGGGGAGGGTACGATACTGGGCAACTTGAGAATACGAACTCACCTGGTGACGATAACTAA